The genomic interval CCAATCTTAATTTATCTTTTAATCAGAAACGGATCTAGCTGGCTGATGGCTATCTTAATATCGATTGCAATGATTCCAGCATTTTATGCAGCATTGTCTGATTCTTTACTTGAGATTGTGCCAAAATTAAATCAGAGTATTTTGCCCTTGCAACGCAATCAGGTAGAAGTTGGAATTGGAAGATTGCTTTTGCTTGGTTTAACAATGTTTATTTTTCCTTGGGCTTTAGTGGCAGTTATGGCTGGAGGAATTCCTCGCGTCTGGGGAAATGTTGGCTTGAGGAAAATCGTTTACACTATGGCCGCTAAAGATAAACAGCCTGATAAAGAAATTAGAAAAGACATTTTAGCTTTAGTTAGACGTCTTTTGCCTACATCAATTTATTATTGCCTTTCAGGACAAATAACTATTTGGTTAATTTCTGTATTTGGAAATACTAGTTCTCTGGCTCAGTTGGGAGCTTTGAGTAGATTGAGTGTTATATTATCTATTTTTAATGTAATTATTACAACATTAATTATTCCGCGTTTTGCAAAATTAGAATCAGATAAATATCTTCTATTAAAACGTTTTTTACAAATAATGATTCTTTTAGTTGTTATATTATTCATCGTTACAGTTTTCGTTTATCTTTTTCCTGCACCTATACTTTGGATTCTTGGAGATTCTTATAAAGGATTGTCGTATGAATTGTTTTTGACTGTCATTAGTAG from Flavobacterium sp. YJ01 carries:
- a CDS encoding polysaccharide biosynthesis protein — protein: MKNILLKFKQHPKYEIFINWGKLISITGGAQILIQAIGLISGILIIRLLPVQEYAFYTLANTMLGTMTVLADSGIATGVMSKGGKAWHNKEKMGVVLATGLDLRKRFAVASFVVSIPILIYLLIRNGSSWLMAILISIAMIPAFYAALSDSLLEIVPKLNQSILPLQRNQVEVGIGRLLLLGLTMFIFPWALVAVMAGGIPRVWGNVGLRKIVYTMAAKDKQPDKEIRKDILALVRRLLPTSIYYCLSGQITIWLISVFGNTSSLAQLGALSRLSVILSIFNVIITTLIIPRFAKLESDKYLLLKRFLQIMILLVVILFIVTVFVYLFPAPILWILGDSYKGLSYELFLTVISSCIGLMTGVVFNLYSARGWAISPILSIAVSVLAIIAFASMLDLSTLKGVLFFNIATGLIVLFQTILFCIYNILQVKK